The following coding sequences lie in one Sorghum bicolor cultivar BTx623 chromosome 6, Sorghum_bicolor_NCBIv3, whole genome shotgun sequence genomic window:
- the LOC8079566 gene encoding NEDD8 ultimate buster 1, giving the protein MASEEVPAPAADRIRVVGKWAGALEVDLGAWTVPMLRAEVARRVGDGVGPECVGLIFGGRVLKDEPPASLREAGLKANAKVLSSLTSPDRAKEIAAEAAKAKAEEEHAARLVRLWEAAKALSQRHTDGSYLAEEDYNLDLEDQSGQKVMFGSVDDKKALTMALMLHQKAKTQMKRQMYKEALDVLTMAEEAFSLCDPKLIEKVDNVPMLQLDIVWCYFVLRDVSCLEVAGTRLEKARLGFERSHGKDSTRFRILQAGRQADLAIYVRLELLEGVVAYHNGHVEKARGCLTSAHAKYLQLQVPEEAISMLMDMGYEPRSAKRALKMTGYDIQSSVELLCEEREKKFRRREEDRVRQREILEQMAYGKTPMNKAVDMQKLKGLTAIGFEKYLAAEALRINENDADKALDLLTNPEQNCILQSKIQAKRSRASRGFSAGSSSSRAAVARAAPAINNSQTSVNDVPHPADGDAPPHPADGGAPHPADGGDAPPHAADGDAPPHAADGDAPPMNNEETANQDEIMIDEVAADDENEGANSHPVPARDASMESELANELTGDALDDYDIDVSNEGQAIAEYLSLLEAAPSSS; this is encoded by the exons ATGGCGTCAGAAGAGGTccccgcgccggcggcggatcGAATTCGGGTGGTCGGCAAGTGGGCCGGCGCCCTGGAGGTGGACCTGGGCGCCTGGACGGTGCCGATGCTTCGGGCGGAGGTGGCGCGGCGGGTTGGGGACGGCGTGGGGCCTGAGTGCGTCGGCCTCATCTTCGGCGGCCGCGTGCTCAAGGATGAACCCCCCGCCTCGCTGCGGGAGGCCGGACTTAAGGCCAACGCCAAGGTGCTCTCCTCCCTTACCTCCCCCGATCGCGCCAAAGAAATCGCCGCCGAGGCCGCCAAGGCCAAGGCTGAGGAGGAGCACGCTGCAAGGCTTGTCAGGCTGTG GGAAGCTGCAAAAGCATTGTCTCAAAGGCACACGGATGGCTCCTACCTTGCGGAAGAAGACTACAACTTAGATCTTGAGGATCAAAGTGGCCAGAAAGTGATGTTTGGATCTGTAGATGATAAAAA GGCTTTGACGATGGCTCTAATGCTTCACCAAAAAGCTAAAACTCAGATGAAGAGGCAAATGTATAAGGAAGCCCTAGATGTGTTAACAATGGCTGAG GAAGCTTTCTCCCTTTGTGACCCAAAGCTTATTGAG AAAGTTGATAATGTGCCAATGCTTCAACTAGATATAGTATGGTGTTATTTTGTGCTTCGTGATGTATCATGCTTAGAGGTCGCCGGGACTCGCCTAGAAAAAGCACGGTTAGGTTTTGAACGTTCTCATGGGAAAGATTCCACTCGCTTCAGAATACTCCAGGCTGGCCGGCAAGCTGATCTTGCTAT TTATGTAAGGCTGGAGCTTTTGGAAGGAGTGGTGGCATACCATAATGGTCATGTTGAAAAGGCGCGTGGATGTCTCACTTCTGCCCATGCTAAATACCTGCAG CTTCAAGTACCAGAGGAAGCTATATCGATGTTAATGGATATGGGCTATGAACCACGATCTGCAAAAAGAGCATTGAAGATGACTGGCTATGATATTCAATCATCAGTTGAACTCTTATGTGAGGAGCGTGAAAAGAAATTTCGTAGAAGAGAGGAGGACCGAGTTAGACAACGAGAGATTCT AGAACAAATGGCATATGGTAAAACTCCAATGAACAAGGCAGTTGACATGCAGAAGCTGAAAGGCTTGACTGCTATCGG ATTTGAGAAGTATCTTGCTGCAGAAGCACTGCGCATAAATGAAAATGATGCTGACAAAGCGTTAGACCTTTTGACAAATCCTGAACAAAACTGCATCCTACAA AGTAAAATTCAGGCAAAGAGAAGCCGGGCATCTCGTG GGTTTAGTGCAGGATCATCGAGCTCCAGGGCAGCTGTTGCCAGGGCTGCTCCAGCAATCAACAACTCTCAGACTTCTGTCAATGATGTACCACATCCTGCTGATGGAGATGCTCCACCACATCCTGCAGATGGAGGAGCACCACATCCTGCGGATGGAGGAGATGCTCCTCCACATGCTGCAGATGGAGATGCCCCTCCACATGCTGCAGACGGAGATGCCCCTCcgatgaacaatgaagaaacTGCAAACCAAGATGAAATTATGATTGATGAAGtagctgccgatgatgaaaacgAAGGCGCAAACTCTCATCCAGTTCCAGCCAGGGATGCGTCGATGGAAAGTGAGCTTGCCAATGAACTGACGGGGGATGCCTTGGATGACTACGATATTGATGTCAGTAACGAAGGACAGGCTATTGCAGAGTACTTGAGCCTACTGGAGGCTGCTCCTAGTAGTTCTTAG
- the LOC8079567 gene encoding pEARLI1-like lipid transfer protein 1: MAARRQATAAATLAFLLLLSVSAASSSPALPTTAASRKVLHWKLSCPWDAVKFGACVGVLGAAGLQAGAQLGSKCCDVVQGLAAAEAAACFCTTVKETVLGIPTEWDVGVGVLASACKTELPNGFKCL, translated from the coding sequence ATGGCCGCCCGCCGACAAGCCACCGCGGCCGCCACCCTCgcgttcctcctcctcctctcagtCTCTGcagcgtcgtcgtcgccggcgcTGCCGACGACGGCGGCGTCGCGCAAGGTGCTGCACTGGAAGCTGAGCTGCCCCTGGGACGCGGTCAAGTTCGGGGCCTGCGTCGGCGTGCTCGGCGCCGCGGGCCTGCAGGCCGGCGCGCAGCTCGGGAGCAAGTGCTGCGACGTCGTGCAGGGGCTCGCGGCGGCCGAGGCGGCCGCCTGCTTCTGCACCACCGTCAAGGAGACAGTGCTCGGCATCCCCACGGAGTGggacgtcggcgtcggcgtcttgGCCAGCGCCTGCAAGACGGAGCTGCCCAACGGGTTCAAGTGTCTCTGA
- the LOC8068474 gene encoding 14 kDa proline-rich protein DC2.15, with amino-acid sequence MESTKLSALLVLAMLALSSSPLALAWEKAEPECHSCESGSPPSTGVPLPPISIPSVPLPPVSIPSVPLPPVSIPSVPIPKLPVPPVTLPPVSGLPPVSLPPIPIIGGSPTKKGHRKACPPPPSPPTPTPTPTPSSDKCPIDALKLGACVDVLGNEVHIGDANVKCCPLVKGIAGLSAAACLCTAIKAKVLDISVYVPIALEVLVNCGCAVPPGYKCT; translated from the coding sequence ATGGAGTCCACCAAGCTCTCCGCGCTGCTGGTGCTCGCCATGCTCGCGCTCTCCTCGTCCCCGCTCGCTCTCGCGTGGGAGAAGGCGGAGCCGGAGTGCCACTCGTGCGAGTCCGGCTCGCCACCCTCGACCGGCGTCCCCCTGCCCCCTATCAGCATACCGTCAGTCCCCTTGCCGCCTGTCAGCATACCGTCGGTGCCCCTGCCGCCTGTCAGTATACCGTCGGTCCCCATCCCGAAGCTCCCCGTCCCGCCCGTCACCTTACCCCCTGTCAGCGGGCTGCCGCCGGTCAGCCTCCCGCCCATTCCGAtcatcggaggaagcccgacgaAGAAGGGACACCGGAAGGCGTGCCCGCCGCCTCCGTCTcccccgacgccgacgccgacgccgacaccGTCCTCGGACAAGTGCCCCATCGACGCGCTGAAGCTGGGCGCGTGCGTGGACGTTCTCGGGAACGAGGTGCACATCGGCGACGCCAACGTCAAGTGCTGCCCACTCGTGAAGGGCATCGCCGGGCTCTCCGCGGCGGCGTGCCTGTGCACCGCCATCAAGGCCAAGGTGCTGGACATCTCCGTCTACGTGCCCATCGCGCTGGAGGTGCTCGTCAACTGCGGCTGCGCCGTCCCGCCAGGCTACAAATGCACTTAA
- the LOC8079568 gene encoding uncharacterized protein LOC8079568, with product MSRCCPCASAASTTAPFLLPSIPAASSRSGGGGGAFFSAAVGRSRLRCGGGPRHGHAMVAAGSKDNGSGTAEGEKGEDDAPAFNPFGFVTDNPSSRSAIQLPAVPAEDGNVGQMLYRIEDKGREYGSYVRAGEFRWFVRETGSPDARRGTIVFLHGAPAQSFSYRVVMAQMADAGYHCYAPDWIGFGFSEMPQPGYGFDFKEDEFHKAFDDLLGTLNITEPFFLVVQGFLVGSYGLTWALNNSSKVLKLAILNSPLTVSSPVPGLFQQLKWPLLGEFTCQNAVLAERFIEAGSAYMLKLEKADVYRLPYLSSGAPGFALLETARKIDFQDVQSRISAGFSSNGWEKPILLAWGISDKYLPLSIAEEFKKANPSVVKLEAIEGAGHMPQEDWPEKVVKALIYFL from the exons ATGTCTCGCTGCTGCCCCTGCGCGAGTGCCGCCTCCACCACCGCGCCCTTCCTCCTCCCTTCCATCCCCGCCGCTTCTTCCaggagcggcggcggtggcggcgccttcttcagtgcTGCCGTGGGCCGGAGCAGGCTGCGGTGCGGAGGCGGGCCGAGACACGGGCACGCGATGGTCGCGGCGGGCAGTAAGGACAACGGGAGCGGCACGGCGGAGGGGGAGAAGGGAGAAGACGACGCCCCGGCGTTCAATCCGTTCGGGTTCGTGACGGACAACCCCTCCAGCCGCAGCGCCATCCAGCTGCCAGCGGTTCCCGCCGAGGACGGCAATGTCGGCCAGATGCTCTAC AGGATCGAAGACAAGGGCAGGGAGTACGGTTCGTATGTCAGAGCAGGAGAGTTTCGATGGTTCGTCAGAGAAACAG GGTCACCTGATGCTCGACGTGGGACTATTGTGTTCCTTCATGGTGCTCCTGCTCAGTCATTTAGTTACCGCGTGGTTATGGCTCAG ATGGCAGATGCTGGCTACCACTGCTATGCACCTGACTGGATCGGATTTGGGTTCAGTGAAATGCCACAGCCTGGATATGGATTCGACTTTAAAG AGGACGAATTCCACAAGGCATTTGATGATCTTCTTGGTACTCTAAATATCACCGAGCCCTTCTTCTTAGTTGTCCAG GGCTTTCTTGTTGGTTCTTATGGGCTGACATGGGCACTGAATAACTCAAGCAAAGTCCTTAAGTTAGCAATCCTTAACAGTCCACTTACAGTTTCTTCTCCAGTCCCTGGATTGTTTCAGCAGCTAAA GTGGCCACTCCTTGGTGAATTTACTTGTCAAAATGCTGTTTTGGCTGAGCGTTTCATTGAAGCAGGTAGCGC ATATATGCTGAAATTGGAAAAGGCTGATGTATACAGGTTACCATATCTATCCAGTGGTGCTCCTGGATTTG CTTTGCTTGAAACTGCCAGGAAGATCGATTTCCAAGATGTACAGAGTAGAATTTCGGCCGGATTTTCGTCCAATGG TTGGGAAAAACCAATACTGCTTGCATGGGGAATATCTGACAAGTACTTACCGTTGTCGATAGCTGAGGAATTCAAGAAAGCTAATCCCAGCGTTGTAAAACTAGAGGCGATAGAAGGAGCTGGTCATATGCCACAAGAGGACTG GCCAGAGAAGGTTGTGAAGGCGCTGATATACTTCCTGTAA
- the LOC8068473 gene encoding protein ANTAGONIST OF LIKE HETEROCHROMATIN PROTEIN 1 — protein sequence MVASGRKSSRRAPIPAPSSPPTAPAVAPQSPPQLTSLLALLASSVTLALRFASDRDLLLRPSQTLALDPLLLSAARAVSRLLAQLPLHLQTLTLTSLSLSPPTPSPPLPSSWFLRLLSCPSLPDTAWRDAFRMSKPAFFQLLHALALPAPAASSSSSSLALPPDHKLGAALFRLAHAAPARAVARRFGLPSPAVAARAFYEVCRAIAERLALLLDLAAPDRIARAVPGFCALSLPNCCGALGYARFGEAAVAQALVDAEGRFLDVSVGWNPEMAPAEILPRTKLYTSQTMVLANAPQGELIGGSVPRYFLGPACCPLLPWLVTPYKPVVDATDDLSKESIFNHVHAHGQQVVKNAFGHVRARWRLLEECWKGECQEALPYVVVAGCLLHNFLLQCGEPMTAEVQRSDDADVFVDFEGEKDKEGERIRDVLAAHLSLVSRNQ from the coding sequence ATGGTCGCCTCCGGCCGCAAGAGCTCCCGCCGCGCGCCCATTCCCGCGCCATCGTCTCCCCCGACGGCGCCGGCGGTGGCTCCCCAGTCGCCGCCGCAGCTGACGTCGCTGCTGGCGCTGCTCGCCTCGTCCGTCACCCTGGCGCTGCGGTTCGCGTCCGACCGCGACCTCCTGCTGCGCCCGTCCCAGACGCTGGCGCTGGACCCGCTCCTCCTCTCCGCGGCGCGCGCCGTGTCCCGCCTCCTGGCGCAGCTCCCGCTCCACCTCCAGACGCTCACGCTCACCTCCCTCTCGCTGTCCCCGCccacgccgtcgccgccgctgccCTCCTCCTGGTTCCTCCGCCTCCTCTCCTGCCCTTCCCTCCCGGACACCGCCTGGCGCGACGCGTTCCGCATGTCCAAGCCGGCTTTCTTCCAGCTCCTCCACGCCCTCGCGCTCCCGGCGCCCGCCgcgtcgtcctcgtcctcgtccctcGCGCTGCCGCCCGACCACAAGCTCGGCGCCGCGCTGTTCCGCCTCGCCCACGCCGCGCCCGCGCGCGCCGTTGCGCGCCGCTTCGGCCTCCCGTCCCCCGCCGTCGCCGCGCGCGCCTTCTACGAGGTCTGCCGCGCGATCGCCGAGCGCCTCGCCCTGCTGCTCGACCTCGCCGCGCCCGACCGGATCGCGCGCGCCGTGCCGGGGTTCTGCGCGCTGTCGCTACCCAACTGCTGCGGCGCGCTCGGGTACGCGCGGTTCGGGGAGGCGGCCGTCGCGCAGGCGCTGGTCGACGCCGAGGGTCGCTTCCTCGACGTCTCCGTCGGGTGGAACCCGGAGATGGCGCCGGCGGAGATCCTCCCGCGGACGAAGCTGTACACCTCCCAGACCATGGTGCTCGCCAATGCGCCTCAGGGCGAGCTCATCGGTGGCTCGGTGCCGCGCTACTTCTTGGGGCCAGCTTGCTGCCCGCTGCTCCCCTGGCTTGTGACACCGTACAAGCCTGTGGTGGATGCCACTGATGACTTATCCAAAGAGAGCATCTTCAACCATGTGCACGCGCACGGGCAGCAGGTGGTGAAGAATGCCTTTGGCCATGTGCGGGCACGGTGGCGCCTTCTGGAGGAATGCTGGAAGGGCGAGTGCCAAGAGGCACTGCCGTATGTTGTGGTTGCTGGTTGTCTGCTCCACAATTTTCTCCTCCAATGCGGCGAGCCGATGACTGCAGAGGTTCAACGGAGTGATGATGCTGATGTGTTTGTGGACTTTGAGGGTGAGAAggataaggagggggagagaatCAGGGATGTTCTTGCTGCACATTTGAGCTTGGTAAGCAGAAACCAGTGA